In Phaeodactylum tricornutum CCAP 1055/1 chromosome 32, whole genome shotgun sequence, a single window of DNA contains:
- a CDS encoding predicted protein, with amino-acid sequence MNYRLKRGRALLQNGCWMMIPFSIGMPTATVNSFHATSALFYSFIPSPTTKRKDFRQRITLFSFTGDGERGALDITRREGLFGGAILLIPKTAFADERPTSVSEDFGLLRSTSELKDCQNGALVSEQAIPGAYEQICMGLSERTVPIKMSGNRTAMLRLEQDRSGAGSTGMAVWNSSLLLTRLLETLEALQPGWIKNGNVLELGCGVGLVSLTAAILGAASVVATDGNPKVVELASRNIQANGYADCVKAQTLSWGLLDAMDNADQADWLVGSDLTYNAANWRVLAESMATIVKQEGYILYVSLGHAAFDVNAETQGFLSVAKEMGLVEVVHTDANWPFPNIKTSLTEVLLRECVQPMEHSIVSLANGGRVMLLQRKSTQKWTKSR; translated from the coding sequence ATGAATTATAGACTGAAACGCGGACGTGCTTTGCTACAGAACGGTTGCTGGATGATGATACCATTTTCGATTGGAATGCCGACGGCAACGGTCAACTCTTTCCACGCAACATCAGCCTTATTCTACTCCTTTATTCCATCACCGACAACAAAAAGGAAGGATTTCCGGCAGCGCATAACGCTTTTCTCTTTCACTGGTGACGGTGAACGTGGAGCTCTCGATATCACTAGACGAGAAGGGTTGTTTGGCGGTGCCATTCTTTTGATTCCAAAAACGGCCTTCGCTGACGAAAGACCGACATCCGTTTCTGAAGATTTCGGTTTACTTCGCTCGACATCAGAACTTAAGGATTGCCAAAACGGTGCCTTGGTTTCCGAACAAGCTATTCCAGGCGCCTACGAACAAATATGTATGGGTTTGTCGGAAAGAACGGTCCCAATTAAAATGAGTGGAAACCGCACAGCAATGCTGCGGCTTGAGCAAGATAGATCGGGTGCTGGCTCCACTGGCATGGCTGTTTGGAATTCCAGCTTATTGCTGACGCGACTCTTGGAAACTCTCGAGGCACTTCAACCAGGTTGGATAAAAAACGGAAATGTTCTCGAACTGGGTTGTGGTGTCGGCCTCGTCAGTCTTACAGCTGCAATTCTTGGCGCTGCCAGTGTTGTAGCTACAGACGGTAATCCCAAGGTCGTCGAGCTTGCTTCCCGTAATATTCAGGCGAACGGCTATGCCGACTGCGTGAAAGCCCAGACGCTTTCGTGGGGACTGTTGGACGCGATGGACAACGCGGATCAAGCGGACTGGCTTGTGGGATCCGATCTCACTTATAATGCCGCCAATTGGAGAGTGTTGGCGGAAAGCATGGCAACCATTGTGAAACAAGAAGGGTACATATTATACGTGAGTTTGGGACACGCTGCATTTGACGTCAACGCGGAAACGCAAGGCTTCTTGTCGGTGGCCAAAGAGATGGGACTTGTTGAGGTCGTGCACACGGATGCCAATTGGCCATTTCCTAATATCAAAACCTCCTTAACGGAGGTGCTTCTACGAGAATGTGTCCAACCTATGGAGCATTCGATTGTGAGCCTGGCGAATGGTGGGCGGGTGATGCTGCTTCAACGGAAATCTACGCAAAAATGGACCAAATCGCGTTGA